One window of the Salvia splendens isolate huo1 chromosome 1, SspV2, whole genome shotgun sequence genome contains the following:
- the LOC121802713 gene encoding uncharacterized protein LOC121802713: MKKTSGGGSGAAGDKKRGRRSYVDSSTDAPPRKQAAKKDVFQTFAEKVRDHKELESRWAVLQETRVEYFRGKDFVSFLRNHPELKDLLESDKNLEIEDVANSLLRKNLIVRCDRVVKTVRPGKRKLSTWPAHLEIFPDQLFSDNDAFFAWTFVNRRPLWQTLLSFCWPVLTLAICLFPVYPHQVKLLILYFCAGVLLLILCMLLLRALVFGALWIALGKRVWFFPNILAEEATLKELFQFWPQKDEGERPKWTARLFFALVAVLVILLMRHHAPDEAARARYQKRVSNIIDDVLEWSPRLALSGMMDKQTMANETDSRKNTTDDGVEAMPRPDHKEDETIPVQFEEDETLDHHY, from the exons AAACAAGCTGCAAAGAAGGATGTTTTTCAGACATTTGCTGAGAAAGTGAGGGACCATAAAGAACTGGAGTCGAGGTGGGCTGTTTTACAGGAaacaagagttgaatattttagaGGAAAAGATTTTGTTAGTTTTTTGAGAAACCATCCAGAACTCAAAGACCTACTTGAATCAGATAAGAATTTAGAAATTGAAGATGTTGCGAACTCACTGCTGAGAAAGAATCTGATAGTGCGATGTGACCGTGTTGTCAAAACTGTTCGACCAGGAAAGAGAAAATTATCTACATGGCCTGCACATTTGGAGATTTTTCCA GATCAATTATTTTCTGATAATGATGCATTCTTTGCATGGACTTTTGTCAACCGAAGACCATTATGGCAGACTCTTCTCTCATTTTGCTGGCCTGTTTTGACGCTAGCAATCTGCCTGTTTCCTGTGTATCCCCATCAAGTCAAGCTACTTATTCTCTACTTCTGTGCGGGTGTATTGCTTCTTATACTCTGCATGCTTTTGT TAAGAGCCCTTGTATTCGGGGCACTATGGATTGCTCTTGGAAAGAGGGTATGGTTCTTCCCGAATATTCTTGCAGAGGAAGCAACACTTAAGGAGCTATTCCAGTTTTGGCCCCAGAAAGATGAGGGAGAGCGCCCCAAGTGGACAGCTCGTTTGTTTTTCGCACTTGTAGCTGTTCTTGTCATTCTATTAATGAGGCATCATGCTCCTGATGAAGCTGCAAGAGCCAG GTATCAGAAGCGGGTGTCCAATATTATAGACGATGTTCTCGAATGGTCTCCTAGGCTGGCCCTGTCGGGTATGATGGACAAGCAAACCATGGCTAATGAGACGGATTCCAGGAAAAATACAACTGATGATGGCGTTGAGGCAATGCCTCGCCCCGATCACAAAGAGGATGAAACAATTCCAGTCCAATTTGAGGAAGATGAAACCCTTGATCACCATTATTAA